A genomic window from Silene latifolia isolate original U9 population chromosome Y, ASM4854445v1, whole genome shotgun sequence includes:
- the LOC141632642 gene encoding secreted RxLR effector protein 161-like, with protein sequence MRYLHGTSDIVLCFQSGDLRLKGYSDADWVGDLDESKSTLGYAFILDGGAISWCSKKQDCIALSTMEAEYVATSLAVQEAIWLRCFLQDLKLASKFDEPVEMFCDNTAAI encoded by the coding sequence ATGCGTTATCTTCATGGTACAAGTGATATAGTCCTATGTTTTCAAAGTGGAGACTTGAGGCTAAAGGGTTATTCGGATGCCGATTGGGTTGGTGATTTAGATGAGTCTAAATCGACCTTAGGATATGCTTTTATCCTTGATGGAGGTGCAATATCTTGGTGCAGTAAGAAGCAAGATTGCATTGCTTTGTCGACTATGGAAGCAGAGTATGTCGCTACTAGCCTTGCCGTTCAGGAGGCAATATGGCTAAGGTGTTTTCTCCAGGATCTGAAACTTGCTTCTAAATTTGATGAACCTGTTGAAATGTTTTGTGACAATACTGCTGCTATCTAG